In the Mus pahari chromosome 19, PAHARI_EIJ_v1.1, whole genome shotgun sequence genome, one interval contains:
- the Slc25a4 gene encoding ADP/ATP translocase 1 yields the protein MGDQALSFLKDFLAGGIAAAVSKTAVAPIERVKLLLQVQHASKQISAEKQYKGIIDCVVRIPKEQGFLSFWRGNLANVIRYFPTQALNFAFKDKYKQIFLGGVDRHKQFWRYFAGNLASGGAAGATSLCFVYPLDFARTRLAADVGKGSSQREFNGLGDCLTKIFKSDGLKGLYQGFSVSVQGIIIYRAAYFGVYDTAKGMLPDPKNVHIIVSWMIAQSVTAVAGLVSYPFDTVRRRMMMQSGRKGADIMYTGTLDCWRKIAKDEGANAFFKGAWSNVLRGMGGAFVLVLYDEIKKYV from the exons ATGGGGGATCAGGCTTTGAGCTTCCTTAAGGACTTCCTGGCAGGTGGCATCGCCGCCGCCGTCTCCAAGACGGCGGTCGCCCCGATCGAGAGGGTCAAACTGCTGCTGCAG gTCCAGCATGCCAGCAAACAGATCAGTGCAGAGAAGCAGTACAAAGGCATCATTGATTGTGTCGTGAGAATCCCCAAGGAGCagggctttctctctttctggagGGGTAACCTGGCCAACGTGATCCGGTACTTCCCCACCCAAGCCCTGAACTTCGCCTTCAAGGACAAGTACAAGCAGATCTTCCTGGGAGGCGTGGATCGCCATAAGCAGTTCTGGCGCTACTTTGCTGGTAACCTGGCCTCTGGTGGGGCAGCTGGggccacctccctctgcttcgTCTACCCGCTGGACTTTGCTAGGACCAGGCTGGCTGCCGACGTGGGCAAGGGATCTTCCCAGCGGGAGTTCAATGGGCTGGGCGACTGTCTCACCAAGATCTTCAAGTCCGACGGCCTGAAGGGTCTCTACCAgggtttcagtgtctctgtccAGGGCATCATCATCTACAGAGCTGCCTACTTCGGAGTCTATGACACTGCCAAGG GGATGCTGCCAGACCCCAAGAACGTGCACATTATTGTGAGCTGGATGATTGCCCAGAGTGTGACCGCGGTGGCGGGGCTGGTGTCCTATCCGTTTGACACCGTTCGTCGTAGGATGATGATGCAGTCCGGCCGGAAAGGGG CTGATATTATGTACACGGGGACACTTGACTGCTGGAGGAAGATCGCAAAAGATGAAGGAGCCAACGCTTTCTTCAAAGGTGCTTGGTCCAATGTACTGAGAGGCATGGGTGGTGCTTTTGTATTGGTATTGTATGATGAGATCAAGAAATATGTGTAA